A window of Stutzerimonas stutzeri genomic DNA:
CGCTGGGCTGATCCAGCCAGCAACCCAAACCAAAACGTGTGCGAGCCAGCAACGTGCGATCCTCTCCGGCGCTGTGCTCTCGGGTCATTTCGCGCAGCAGTGCATTGTCGAGCAACTTACCCTGCAGCAGGCCGGTGTAGAAGCCTGCCAAGGAACGGGCATTGCCGTGTCCATTGGCGGCCGGCTGTGCCATGCGACGCCACTCGGGCTTATTGCCACTACTCATGATCGAAGGCGGGTTATTGAATGCTCTGGTACTGATCGACTCCGGTTCACTCATCAGCGTCTTGAACAACCGCTGCGCGGAAGCATCGCCAAAGTCGTTCTTGGTGCGAGTGAGATAAGCGACGCGATGGGCGTCGGCATCATCCAGACCAACGTGAAAATCCAGGCCGAGTGGCGCAGCCGTGCGCCGAACGATTGACTCGCCAGGACCGCAGCCATCAACGCGGCGCAGCAGTTCACCCACCAGCCAGCCATAGGTCATCGCTGCGTAGCCCTGATCGGTGCCAGGCTTCCACCACGGTTCTTCGGCCGCCAGCGCAGCGGTCATGATGTCCCAGTCGTACAGCGCTTCTGCGGCCAACGGTCTACGAATCGCTGGCAACCCCGCCCGATGACAGAGCAGCTGGCGCAGGGTGATGCATGCCTTGCCATTGGCAGCGAACTCCGGCCAGACGCGCGCGACAGGCTCGTCCAGTTCCAGCCTGCCCTCCTCGACCAGCTGCAACGCTGCTACCGCAGTAAACGTCTTGGTGCAGGAAAACAGGTTTACCAGCGTATCGCTTTGCCAGACCTGCTCACCCTGATTGTCGGCAACGCCTGCCCAGAGGTCGACGACGGTTTCTCCGCCGATCTGAACGCAGAGCGCTGCGCCACGCTGCTGAGTGCCGTCGAACAGTGCGCTGAACGCGCCACGAACCGCCTCGAAGCGAAGATCGAAATAGCCTTGAACCTGCACGTTGCCACCCTCTTGAGTTTCACCACTCTGCATTCTTACAACCGCCGCCGGGCAAAGGAACCGCTAGACGGCGCGGTGATGGGCGTGCATCGCGACCGGTTATCGCAGCCTGATCAACCGATTTCGCGACGAAACGGCGGCAGCGCATTGAGGATCGCCTTGCCGTAGCGCTGAGTCACCACCCGCCGGTCGAGCAGCGTGATGGTTCCGCGGTCCGCCTCGGTCCGTAACAGACGCCCACAGGCCTGCACCAGCCGCAGAGAAGCATCCGGCACGGCGATCTCCATGAATGGGTTGCCCCCCCGCGCTTCGATCCACTCCGCCAGCGCCGCCTCGACCGGGTCATCCGGCACAGCGAACGGAATCTTGGCGATCACCACATGCTCGCAATACGCTCCCGGCAGGTCGACGCCTTCGGCGAAGCTGGCAAGCCCGAACAGCACGCTGGACTCACCATCGTCCACCCGAGCCTTGTGCTTGTTCAGGGTTTCCTGTTTGGACAGGTTGCCCTGGATCAGAACCCGACGGCGCCATTCACGCTCCAGGCCGTCGAAGACATCCTGCATCTGCTTGCGTGAGGAGAACAGCACCAACGTACCCCGAGCGCCCTCGACCAGCGCTGGCAATTCGCGGATGATCGCTGCCGTGTGCGCTGCGGCATCGCGCGGATCTGCCTTGAGATCCGGCACCCGGAGCACGCCGGCATCGGCATGGTGAAAGGGACTCGGCACCACAGCGGTGACGGCGCCCTTTGGCAGACCGGCCCGCATGCGGTAGCGATCGAAACTGTTCAGGGCAGTAAGCGTCGCCGAAGTTACCAGCGCGCCGAAAGCGACATTCCAGAGATTGCGGCGCAGCGTTTCCGCCGCGAGGATCGGGCTGGCATTGACCTCGATATCGAACAATGCACCGCCATCTGCCAGCGTCAGCCAACGCGCCATCGGCGGGCTGTCTTCGGGGTCCTCGACGGTGAACGCGGTCCACAACTCCCAATTGCCCTGCGAGCGTGTCAGCAGACTGCCAAACAGTGGATACCATTCTTCGGCCTGATGACTGGCGATTCCGCTGCCGGTTTCGCCATCCATCGCCTCCTTGAGCAGCTCGGCGATGCGGCTGAACAGGTCGGTCAGCTTGGCGAAGCCTTTCTTCAGCTCGGTGCCCAATTCGATCAGGTGCTCTGGCACCACGCCACCGACAAAGCGATGTCGCGGCCGCTCGCGGCCTTCCATATCTTCGCCGGCTTTGAAGTCCGCCAGCTGCTCGCACGCGCTAAACATGAACTGCTGCTGCGTGCGCAATTCTCGAGCGAGCTCCGGAATGCCCTCGACCAGCCGGCCGAGCTCGCCCGGCAGGGGATGCTGCGCAAGCAGCTTGGTCAGATTCTTTTCTACCTGCCCCAGCCAGTCTGCAGTCGAGCGCAGCCGGGTGAAATGAGCGAAATGACCGATGGCTTTGTCGGGTAAGTGATGCCCTTCGTCGAAGACGTAGATCGTCTCACGCGGATCGGGCAGCACTGCGCCGCCGCCGAGTGCAAGGTCGGCCAGGACCATGTCGTGGTTGGTGACGATCACGTCGACCTTGGTCATGCCTTCCCGCGCTTTGTAGAACGCGCATTGCTGGAAGTTAGGGCAGTGGCGGCCCGTGCACTGACTGTGATCGGTTGTCAGCTGTGACCAGTCCGAATCGCCCAACTCCTCGGGCCAGCTATCGCGATCGCCATCCCAGCGATTGCCGGCGAGCTTCTCGATCATGCCGCTGAATAGCTTCTGGCTGCGCTCGTCGACCTCGATACGAAAGCCCTCTTCCTCGAACAGCTGGGCGGTAGCGCTCTGCGCCTGGCCTTCCTGAAGCAGCAGGTCCAGTTTCGAGAGACAAAGGTAGCGACCACGCCCCTTGGCCAGCGCGAAACTGAAGTTCAGTCCACTGTTGCGCATCAGGTCGGGCAGATCCTTGTATACGATCTGCTCCTGCAGAGCGACGGTCGCGGTGGCGATAACCAGCCGCTTGCCTGCAGCCTTCGCCGTCGGAATCGCCGCCAGGCTGTAGGCCACGGTCTTGCCAGTACCGGTACCCGCCTCGACCGCGACTACTGCAGGCTCGCTGTCACGGCGACCCTCATCGTCCGTCCTGATGGTGCCGAGAACCTTGGCCACTTCGGCAATCATCAGACGCTGGCCATAGCGGGCCTTGAGCCCCTTGGCTTCGAGAAAACGGGTGTAGGCGCCCTGGATCTGGGACTTGAGTTCAGTGCTGAGCATGGGCGCGGAGCTGTATATATTTTCAGTATTTCGATCGGGCGGCTATGATAGCGCGTTCGCTCAACCGCCACCGGAGATTTGCCCATGACACCCTTCGCCTCGCTTTACGCACTGCACGTACTCGCCGCGATGGTGTGGGTGGGCGGCATGTTCTTCGCCTGGATGGTGCTGCGCCCGGCGGCCGTGGCGACGCTGCAGGCACCAGAACGACTGAAGCTGTGGGCAGATGTATTCCGGCGCTTTTTCGTCTGGGTCTGGGTGGCAGTGCTGGTGCTGCCGCTGAGCGGGATCGGCATGTGGCACATGCGTTTCGGCGTGCTAGAAAGCGCGCCGCGCTACGTCCACATCATGACTGGCCTATATCTGGTGATGCTGGCGCTGTTTCTACGTATCCAACTATTGCAGCTGCCGGCGCTCAAGCGTGCGATCGCAGCCGAGCAATGGCCCGATGGTGGTGCAGCACTTGGCCAGATCCGTCGACTGGTAGGCATCAACCTTATGCTGGGGCTACTGGTTATCGCGCTTGCCAGTGCTCGGCCGATGTTCTGAATCGCCAATAAAAAAAGCCGGGCTAGAAGCCCGGCTGATAGTGCTATCGCGAGAGCTTCAAGGACGAGCTTCGACTTCGGCCTCTACGCGACGGTTGATGGCGCGACCTTCTTCGGTTGCGTTATCGGCGACCGGACGCGACTCGCCGTAGCCAACCGAATTCACTCGGTTACCCTCGACGCCGTACTGATTGACCAGTACTTCACGCACTGCACTGGCGCGGCGCTCGGAAAGGCGCTGGTTATAGGCATCGGTACCCACCGAGTCGGTATGCCCTTCAAGCACGGTTGTGGTCTGGCGATATTCCTTCATGAAATCTGCCAGGTTCTGGATGTCGCCGTAACTGTCCTGCTTGACCACGTCGCGATCAAAGTCGAACTTGACGTCAAGCTCGACGCGTACCGGCTCGGACGCAGGCTCTGGTTCGGGCTGGGATTGCGGCATCGGCTCAACCGTTTCCACCATCGCAACGGTTTCTTCTTCCATGCCGTTGGCCCAACAATAAGCCGCTGCGACACCGCCACCAATCAGCGCACCCCAGCCCGCATAGGAGCTGCTCTCGATGGCCCCTAGCGCAGCACCGGTCACGCCGCCCACGGCCGCACACGTCGGCCAGTCCTGTTTCTGCACGCCTGCACAACCGGCCAGGAACGTGGTCATGACAATAACGGGTACTGCTGTCCGTAATGTACTCATCGATCAAAACCTCCAGTATGAACATTCAGCCAGAATCACCACCTGCGGGAATCCGAGCGGCTCCGGTTACCTTCAGACTAGGCCGACAAACGGCACCGCGCTAGTCTTCACCTTTGAACGAGGATTCTCGATTGACTGAAAACCCTGTGCTGCATACGCCACAACAAGCGCTAGCGGCGATGCTCGATCACTACGCCCCCTGCCAAATTCTGCACGTAGGGAACAGCGATCAACCTGCGTTGACTGCCTACGCCGAATGTCATCCGGAGTGCCGGCTCGACCGCGCCGACGCCGCACCGCTACCCGAAACACAGGCCTCGCAACGCTACGACCTGGCCCTGTTCGTCGATTGCCTCGAACATATGCCCAAACGCAGCGGCCTCGAATTGCTCGGCAGCGTCCGCAATCTGAATGCCGCCCGCATGGCGGTACTCGTGGATCTAGATGCATGCGACTGGCAGACGACTGATTTCTATGCCCTGGCACTGCAAGTCAGCGAACGTTTCGAGCGCGACGGACAGACCTTGACGCTCTTCACCTACGACCTGCTCCAATACAAGCAGGTTCCGGACTGGCTGAATGCCAGGTTCTGGGCGAACCCCGAAATGTTCGGCAAGTACTGGTGGTGACATGAGCGTACAGCGACCTTTAGACCCAAACTGCCCTTGCGGCAGTGGAAACGCGCTTGCCCAATGCTGTGGCCGTTATCACGGCGGTGCCCCCGCACCGAGTGCCGAGCTACTGATGCGCTCACGCTACAGCGCGTACGTGCTGGGGCTAATCGATTATCTGCAAGCGACGACGCTTCCGGCACAGCAGGCAGCGCTGGATATGGACGGCGTGCGTCGCTGGAGCCTGGGCAGCACCTGGCTCGGACTGGAGGTAAACGAAAGCGCTGTATTTGGCGGCAAGCCCGAGCATGCCCTGGTGACCTTCACCGCGCGCTGGCACGACGAGAGCGGTGAGCATGCCCATCAGGAGCGATCAGCTTTCGTTCAATGTGAGGGGCGCTGGTACTTCATCGATCCGACGGTACCGTTAACTGCGGGACGCAACGATCCCTGTCCATGCGCAAGCGGATTGAAGTTCAAGAAGTGCTGCGCGGCATACGTCTGATGTCACGCTTACTGCGCCGCTACTTTGTGCAGCAGCGCAGCAGGTGAGCCATCATTTTTCGACGAACGCGCGCTCAATCAGATAGTGCCCCGGGTCGCCCATTCGCGGCGAGATGCTCAGACCGAAGCTGTCGAGCACCTGACTGGTTTCGTCCAGCATGCTCGGGCTACCGCAGATCATTGCGCGGTCATCTTGCGGGTTGATACGCGGCAGGCCGATGTCACTGAACAATTTGCCGCTGCGCATCAGCTCGGTGAGACGCCCCTGATTTTCGAACGACTCACGGGTAACGGTCGGGTAATAGATCAACTTCTCCTTTACCGCGTCACCAAAGAACTCGTTCTGGGGCAGGTGTTCGGTAATGAATTCGCGGTACGCGACTTCATTGACGTAACGAACGCCGTGCACCAGCACCACTTTTTCGAATCGCTCGTAGGTTTCCGGATCCTGAATGACGCTCATGAAAGGCGCCAGGCCTGTACCGGTGCTAAGCAGATAGAGGTGCTTTCCGGGCAGTAGATCATCAAGCACCAGGGTTCCGGTCGGCTTGCGGCTGACCATGATCTGATCGCCCTCTTGCAGATGCTGCAACCGAGAGGTCAGCGGGCCTTCCTGCACCTTGATGCTGAAGAATTCCAAATACTCTTCGTAGTTAGGGCTGGCGATACTGTAGGCACGCATCAACGGCCTGCCCTCGACCTCCAGACCGATCATCACGAACTGACCATTCTCGAAGCGCAGGCCAGCATTGCGGGTGGTCTTGAAGCTGAACAGCGTGTCGTTCCAATGATGCACACTGAGAACGCGCTCAACGTTCAGATTGCTCATGCTACGAATTCCTCATGATGTCGCGACGGACGTCGTTACTTTGCGCCAGTCTAGCGGTAGCTTTCTTATTCGTTAAATGGATAATAAAGATATAGGTTATCGGTTATATAGATATGCATTTCACGCTCCGCCAAATCGAAGTATTTGCCGCCGTTGCCCGCCAGGAAAGCGTGTCACGGGCGGCACAAAGCCTGTCGCTGTCCCAGTCGGCTACCAGCACGTCGCTGGCGGAACTAGAGCGCCAATCTGGCTGCCAGCTTTTCGACCGTGCCGGCAAACGCCTTTGCCTGAACGCCCTTGGACAGCAGCTGCTGCCACAGGCTGTCGCCCTTCTCGACCAGGCGCGAGCCATCGAGGATCTTCTGAACGGCAAGAGCGGCTTCGGATCACTCGCCGTCGGTGCCACGCTGACGATCGGTAACTACCTCGCCACCCTGCTGATCGGCAGCTTCATGCAGCGACATCCAGAGTGCCGGGTGAAGTTGCATGTCCATAACACCGCGCACATCGTGCACCAGATTGCACAGCACGAACTTGACCTGGGTTTGATCGAAGGAGATTGCCAACATCCGGACCTGGAGGTCCAACCGTGGATCGAGGATGAGTTGGTCGTGTTCTGCGCGCCGCAGCATCCTCTGGCCGGACGCGAGCGGGTGGACCTGGACGAACTGGCCAGCGAAGCCTGGATCCTGCGCGAACAAGGTTCAGGTACGCGAATGACGTTCGAACAGGCCGTGCGGCATCGACCGGGAAAGCTGAACGTGCGATTGGAGTTGGAACACACCGAAGCGATCAAACGTGCGGTGGAGTCTGGGCTGGGGATCGGCTGTATTTCCCGGCTGGCACTGCGCGACGCGTTTCGTCGCGGCAGCCTGGTCCCGGTGGCGACACCAGACCTGGATCTGCGACGCCAGTTCTATTTCATCTGGCATTCGCACAAATACCAGACCGCCGCCATGCTCGAATTCATCGAACAATGCCGAGCGCTCACCTCAGGCGTTCGCCGCAGCGATGAAATCAAGCTGCCGCCGATCGCCTGAGGCCGAACCACGACGTGTCAGCTGGTAGGAATGGACCCCATCTGCTGCAGCAATAGGGCTGCTTGAGTCCGTGTGCGCACACCGAGCTTGCGAAAGATGGCTGTAACGTGGGCCTTGATGGTCGCCTCGGAAACGCTGAGTTCGTATGCGATCTGCTTGTTCAGCAACCCATCACAAACCATCGTCAGCACCCGGAACTGTTGCGGCGTCAGGCTGGCAAGCCCGGCACTGGCAGCCTTGGCCTCGTCGCTGACGTTAGCCACATCCTGAATGTTGCTCGGCCACCAGACGTCACCGTCCAGTACCGCGCGCACCGCTTCCTGAATGGTTTCCAGAGAACTGGACTTGGGAATGAAGCCGCTGGCACCGAACTCACGAGAGCGCGCAACGACTGCCGCGTCCTCTTGTGCAGAAATCATCACCACCGGGAGGTGCGGGTACTGCCCCCTCAGCAGCACCAGACCTGAGAAGCCGTAGGCCCCCGGCATGTTCAAATCCAGCAGGACCAAGTCCCAGTCGGCACCCTGGTTCAAAAAGGTTTCCAGCTCGGCGATGCTTGCCGCCTCAACCAGACGCACATTTTCCCCAAGACCCATAGTGAGTGCCTGTTGCAGCGCACTGCGAAAAAGCGGGTGATCATCGGCAATGATTATTTCGTAAGCAGCCATTGGCAGACCTGTAATTTTTATTGGCGCTTTTCATCGGCTTGCGCAGCCGATGCCGACAAGATGACGGCAGAAACCCCGACGAAACGCTTCGGGGATGGTCCGATGTGGAATTTTCGGCCGGCCGGACCGAATATCGGTCGCCCGCCACAACAAATCAAGCGGCGCAAGCATGCCCACCCATGAATAAGTGGTCAAGCGCGGCGCTTTGTAGCAAAGTTTGCGACTTTTCCCGAACGAGCCGAAACATGCGTAGCCAAGCCCTTCGCGCCGATTTTCTGATGTTGATTACCGCGATGATCTGGGGCACCGCCTTCGTTGCCCAGCGCATCGGCATGGACAACATCGGCCCCTTTCTTTTTACCGGTCTGCGCTTTGCTCTTGGCGCCATGGCGCTGCTGCCCCTGTTGATCTATCAGGGTCGTACCGAAGCCCGCCATGAACCGTTCTTCCAGCGCGGCCTGTTGTTGGGAGGCCTCAGCATGGGCCTGGCCCTTACGCTGGGCATCAATCTCCAGCAGGTTGGCCTGTTGTTCACCAGCGTGACCAACTCCGGCTTCATCACTGGCCTGTACGTGATTGTGGTGCCACTGCTTGGGCTCATCATCGGCCACAAGACCGGCCTGGGCACCTGGGTTGGGGCTTTCCTGGCCGTAGCCGGTATGGCCTTGCTGAGTATCGGCGAAAATTTCACCGTAGCCTCAGGTGATTGGATCCAGCTGGCCGGCGCGTTCGTCTGGGGGGTTCATGTGCTGCTGGTGAGTTTTTTCGTCAGCCGTCACGACGCGATCCGCCTGGCTTTTTTGCAATTCGCCACCTGCGCAGTGGTAAGCCTGCTGCTGGCGCTCATCTTCGAGGAAATCAATCCAGCCAGCATCTGGCTCGCCGGTCCAGCCCTCATCTATGGCGGCCTGTTCGCGGTTGCGGTCGGCTATACGCTGCAGGTCGTCGCGCAGAAGCACGCAATCGCATCCCACGCGGCAATCATCCTGTCGCTGGAAGCGGTATTCGCAGCCATAGCCGGCGCAGTATTCCTCGAAGAGAGCCTGACGCCGCGCGGTTACATGGGCTGCGTGCTGATGTTCGTCGGCATGCTCGCCGCACAACTATGGCCGCGAAAACCGGAGCCACTGACGACCGCAGTCCCGGGCAAGGCCTGATGCCATGGCTTTCAGGTGCCCGGCTGCGCCCGCAGGGCCAGGTGCGCAGGGTTGTGCAGATCCGGCTGGCGATGATACTTGGCCCCCAGATAATGCTCGGTGAACACGTCAAGCCAGGCATCCAGGGTGTTCGCCACCGCCGAGTCCCCGGCCAGTTCGAGGCAGAGCGCGGCGACCTCGGCGGTACACAGATGGTCGCTGCGGGTCGAACGGCGTAGCCGATAGCGCGACAGCGTCTCGGGCTGCAAGCTCAGCACCGGCAAACCATCGAGGTAAGGGCTTTTGCGAAACATCTTGCGCGCCTCGGTCCAGGTCGCATCAAGCAAGATGAACAGCGGGCGCTTGCCTGGCTGCCCCGCGAGCTGATCAACCACCCGCGGCGCCTGCGCGTATTCACCCGGAAAAATCACCATCGGCTGCCATTGCGGATCAGCCAGCAGCGCCAATAGCCGCGGATCGACGCCCGTACGCTGCCAGGTAAAGGCAAAAGTATCGCGGACCACATCGGCAATCAGCCAACCCGTATTGCTCGGTTTCAAAGGCTCGATGTCGTGCATCAGCAGACAGACGCCGCATTCACCGTCGAGGCTGGGTAGCCAAGGGCAAAGACAATGGCTGAACGGCACTCGGCAACGCGCGCACCGCGGCGCACGGGAACCGCGAGCAACGAAAGGCTTGAGGCTTTTCGCCAGGCGCTCATCGCGCAGACGGGCTACGGCATGGGGCATGGATCGACTCGAAGGAAACGATGAAGCGCGGCAGTCTACAGGGCCTAGACGCTGGCTGCGTAGCGTCGGTAAATGAACCGCACCACGGCCAGCCGGTCGAAATAGCGCAGTCATAAGGAGACCGCCATGTACCGTCTGACCACCCTGCTCGCCCTGAGCCTTGCCCTACCCGTTGCCCACGCCGCCTCGTTGCAAGAACAGCAGCTGAGCCAATTGCTCGATCAGGTTGCCCGTGAGAGCAGTGTCGGCACGCCCCGTGCGATCAACGAAGACATCCTCGATCAGGGTTACACCGTAGAGAACAACCAGCTGGTGAACCATCTCAGTGTTCAGCCCCGCCATGCAGCGCAAATGCGCGACAACCCAGCCGATGTGCGCAGCCAGCTCGCGCTCAGCGTGTGTGGCAACGAGGGACTGCGCAAACTGATGAGCCAGGGCGCCGTGCTGCGCTACGACTTCAGCGAATACCAAAGCAACAAGCCGATTGCCAGCGAACGCTACACGGCTTCTGACTGCAGCTAGTAGCTCTAAATAGCGAGCGGGAGCGGACTGGTGTCCGCATTCCCGCCGGCCTCACCCTTTCAAGCATTTCCTCGCAATATCTGTGGATCGCCTTTGCCGGCCACCGCCGCGGCCTCATCCTGAGTGAGCAGCGCTGTGCGTGGCACGTTACGCAGCCGCGCGCAGGCCGCCAGCACATTCGCCCAGCTGGCACGATTGGCAAACTGCATCCCGAACTCATCCAGCGTACCGC
This region includes:
- a CDS encoding DMT family transporter encodes the protein MRSQALRADFLMLITAMIWGTAFVAQRIGMDNIGPFLFTGLRFALGAMALLPLLIYQGRTEARHEPFFQRGLLLGGLSMGLALTLGINLQQVGLLFTSVTNSGFITGLYVIVVPLLGLIIGHKTGLGTWVGAFLAVAGMALLSIGENFTVASGDWIQLAGAFVWGVHVLLVSFFVSRHDAIRLAFLQFATCAVVSLLLALIFEEINPASIWLAGPALIYGGLFAVAVGYTLQVVAQKHAIASHAAIILSLEAVFAAIAGAVFLEESLTPRGYMGCVLMFVGMLAAQLWPRKPEPLTTAVPGKA
- a CDS encoding tRNA-uridine aminocarboxypropyltransferase; amino-acid sequence: MPHAVARLRDERLAKSLKPFVARGSRAPRCARCRVPFSHCLCPWLPSLDGECGVCLLMHDIEPLKPSNTGWLIADVVRDTFAFTWQRTGVDPRLLALLADPQWQPMVIFPGEYAQAPRVVDQLAGQPGKRPLFILLDATWTEARKMFRKSPYLDGLPVLSLQPETLSRYRLRRSTRSDHLCTAEVAALCLELAGDSAVANTLDAWLDVFTEHYLGAKYHRQPDLHNPAHLALRAQPGT
- the erdR gene encoding response regulator transcription factor ErdR; this translates as MAAYEIIIADDHPLFRSALQQALTMGLGENVRLVEAASIAELETFLNQGADWDLVLLDLNMPGAYGFSGLVLLRGQYPHLPVVMISAQEDAAVVARSREFGASGFIPKSSSLETIQEAVRAVLDGDVWWPSNIQDVANVSDEAKAASAGLASLTPQQFRVLTMVCDGLLNKQIAYELSVSEATIKAHVTAIFRKLGVRTRTQAALLLQQMGSIPTS
- the fpr gene encoding ferredoxin-NADP reductase; translated protein: MSNLNVERVLSVHHWNDTLFSFKTTRNAGLRFENGQFVMIGLEVEGRPLMRAYSIASPNYEEYLEFFSIKVQEGPLTSRLQHLQEGDQIMVSRKPTGTLVLDDLLPGKHLYLLSTGTGLAPFMSVIQDPETYERFEKVVLVHGVRYVNEVAYREFITEHLPQNEFFGDAVKEKLIYYPTVTRESFENQGRLTELMRSGKLFSDIGLPRINPQDDRAMICGSPSMLDETSQVLDSFGLSISPRMGDPGHYLIERAFVEK
- a CDS encoding YchJ family protein; the protein is MSVQRPLDPNCPCGSGNALAQCCGRYHGGAPAPSAELLMRSRYSAYVLGLIDYLQATTLPAQQAALDMDGVRRWSLGSTWLGLEVNESAVFGGKPEHALVTFTARWHDESGEHAHQERSAFVQCEGRWYFIDPTVPLTAGRNDPCPCASGLKFKKCCAAYV
- the dinG gene encoding ATP-dependent DNA helicase DinG, whose translation is MLSTELKSQIQGAYTRFLEAKGLKARYGQRLMIAEVAKVLGTIRTDDEGRRDSEPAVVAVEAGTGTGKTVAYSLAAIPTAKAAGKRLVIATATVALQEQIVYKDLPDLMRNSGLNFSFALAKGRGRYLCLSKLDLLLQEGQAQSATAQLFEEEGFRIEVDERSQKLFSGMIEKLAGNRWDGDRDSWPEELGDSDWSQLTTDHSQCTGRHCPNFQQCAFYKAREGMTKVDVIVTNHDMVLADLALGGGAVLPDPRETIYVFDEGHHLPDKAIGHFAHFTRLRSTADWLGQVEKNLTKLLAQHPLPGELGRLVEGIPELARELRTQQQFMFSACEQLADFKAGEDMEGRERPRHRFVGGVVPEHLIELGTELKKGFAKLTDLFSRIAELLKEAMDGETGSGIASHQAEEWYPLFGSLLTRSQGNWELWTAFTVEDPEDSPPMARWLTLADGGALFDIEVNASPILAAETLRRNLWNVAFGALVTSATLTALNSFDRYRMRAGLPKGAVTAVVPSPFHHADAGVLRVPDLKADPRDAAAHTAAIIRELPALVEGARGTLVLFSSRKQMQDVFDGLEREWRRRVLIQGNLSKQETLNKHKARVDDGESSVLFGLASFAEGVDLPGAYCEHVVIAKIPFAVPDDPVEAALAEWIEARGGNPFMEIAVPDASLRLVQACGRLLRTEADRGTITLLDRRVVTQRYGKAILNALPPFRREIG
- a CDS encoding DUF6231 family protein, producing the protein MTENPVLHTPQQALAAMLDHYAPCQILHVGNSDQPALTAYAECHPECRLDRADAAPLPETQASQRYDLALFVDCLEHMPKRSGLELLGSVRNLNAARMAVLVDLDACDWQTTDFYALALQVSERFERDGQTLTLFTYDLLQYKQVPDWLNARFWANPEMFGKYWW
- a CDS encoding PA3611 family quorum-sensing-regulated virulence factor, with the protein product MYRLTTLLALSLALPVAHAASLQEQQLSQLLDQVARESSVGTPRAINEDILDQGYTVENNQLVNHLSVQPRHAAQMRDNPADVRSQLALSVCGNEGLRKLMSQGAVLRYDFSEYQSNKPIASERYTASDCS
- a CDS encoding OmpA family protein, which encodes MTTFLAGCAGVQKQDWPTCAAVGGVTGAALGAIESSSYAGWGALIGGGVAAAYCWANGMEEETVAMVETVEPMPQSQPEPEPASEPVRVELDVKFDFDRDVVKQDSYGDIQNLADFMKEYRQTTTVLEGHTDSVGTDAYNQRLSERRASAVREVLVNQYGVEGNRVNSVGYGESRPVADNATEEGRAINRRVEAEVEARP
- a CDS encoding LysR family transcriptional regulator, whose protein sequence is MHFTLRQIEVFAAVARQESVSRAAQSLSLSQSATSTSLAELERQSGCQLFDRAGKRLCLNALGQQLLPQAVALLDQARAIEDLLNGKSGFGSLAVGATLTIGNYLATLLIGSFMQRHPECRVKLHVHNTAHIVHQIAQHELDLGLIEGDCQHPDLEVQPWIEDELVVFCAPQHPLAGRERVDLDELASEAWILREQGSGTRMTFEQAVRHRPGKLNVRLELEHTEAIKRAVESGLGIGCISRLALRDAFRRGSLVPVATPDLDLRRQFYFIWHSHKYQTAAMLEFIEQCRALTSGVRRSDEIKLPPIA
- a CDS encoding serine hydrolase domain-containing protein → MQVQGYFDLRFEAVRGAFSALFDGTQQRGAALCVQIGGETVVDLWAGVADNQGEQVWQSDTLVNLFSCTKTFTAVAALQLVEEGRLELDEPVARVWPEFAANGKACITLRQLLCHRAGLPAIRRPLAAEALYDWDIMTAALAAEEPWWKPGTDQGYAAMTYGWLVGELLRRVDGCGPGESIVRRTAAPLGLDFHVGLDDADAHRVAYLTRTKNDFGDASAQRLFKTLMSEPESISTRAFNNPPSIMSSGNKPEWRRMAQPAANGHGNARSLAGFYTGLLQGKLLDNALLREMTREHSAGEDRTLLARTRFGLGCWLDQPSVANATFGMGAQVFGHPGAGGSIGFADPDRQLAFGFVTNTLGPYVLMDPRAQALARCVAECVR
- a CDS encoding CopD family protein, with the protein product MTPFASLYALHVLAAMVWVGGMFFAWMVLRPAAVATLQAPERLKLWADVFRRFFVWVWVAVLVLPLSGIGMWHMRFGVLESAPRYVHIMTGLYLVMLALFLRIQLLQLPALKRAIAAEQWPDGGAALGQIRRLVGINLMLGLLVIALASARPMF